The following are from one region of the Silene latifolia isolate original U9 population chromosome 9, ASM4854445v1, whole genome shotgun sequence genome:
- the LOC141602236 gene encoding uncharacterized protein LOC141602236, whose amino-acid sequence MEEGNYLARDKDVKVEIPDFHGSLNPEDLLDWLRSVERVFEFKNYDDRKAFKVAILKLKGYASLWYENMKHQRIRDGKEPVRSWLKLRKKLKEKFIAKDYTQDIFIKLTQLKQEQLTVEAYLRSFEQLTLQCEVTEKPEQKIARFIEGLDPKIAGKLRMQQVWSFDEAINLALRIEKLGKVKPATPKFPTRTTFKPYTGVKMTEGFGHFKKDCPSNRALTAMEIEEWEREGLVEYEEEETLVPTEMETERETDQGQVVAHPDTGHNLVLWRVMHSQPAPLEADQRSMIFRSRCTVQGRVCNLIIDGGSCTNVASTIMVSKLSLPTQEHPNPYKLRWLSKGSEVRVDKQCIVPFSIGKVYKDEVLCDVVPMDACHLLLGRPWEFDRNTTHQGKENVYVFKHNGKRVTLTPLPPNQRGYGSPNMPEEVNGVLFLSEAAMVKELRQEQPVLFLLSRETNTEWNKDVPAEVQPLIKKYKEVFPTELPSGLPPLRGIEHHIDLVPGSVLPNRPAYRCDPTTTKELQHQIEELMTKGFVRESLSPCAVPALLVPKKDGSWRMCTDSRAINNITVKYRFPIPRLDDMLDELSGARIFSKIDLRQGYHQVRIREGDEWKTAFKTKHGLYEWLVMPFGLSNAPSTFMRLMIKEQKLYGKLEKCTFMVNEVAFGYIISGRGISLIGEDSKGYANLASPTNNHRSKGVPWPGIFLQKVH is encoded by the exons tttaaatcctgAGGACTTGTTAGACTGGCTTAGatctgttgagagagtctttgagtttaaaaatTATGATGACAGAAAAGCTTTTAAGGTTGCTATTTTAAAACTCAAGGGctatgcatctctttggtatgagaatatgaaacaccaaaggattagaGATGGTAAGGAACCAGTTAGGTCTTGGCTTAAGTTAAGAAAGAAGTTGAAGGAGAAATTCATAGCTAAAGACTATACTCAGGATATTTTTATTAAGCTGACTCAGTTGAAACAAGAGCAATTAACTGTTGAGGCCTaccttaggagctttgaacaactaACCCTACAATGTGAGGTCACTGAAAAACCTGagcaaaagattgctaggttcATTGAGGGTTTAGACCCTAAGATAGCTGGCAAATTGAGAATGCAACAAGTCTGGTCATTTGATGAGGCAATTAACCTAGCCTTAAGAATTGAGAAGCTAGGGAAGGTGAAGCCTGCAACACCCAAATTTCCCACCAGAACAACTTTCAAACCCTATACTGGTGTCAAAATGACTGAG GGCTTTGGCCATTTTaagaaggactgtccttctaacAGAGCTCTCACAGCTATGGAGATTGAAGAATGGGAAAGGGAAGGTCTAGTTGAGTATGAGGAAGAAGAGACACTGGTTCCAACAGAGATGGAAACTGAGAGGGAAACTGATCAAGGACAAGTTGTGGCTCACCCTGACACAGGGCACAATTTGGTCCTATGGAGGGTTATGCACTCTCAACCAGCTCCTCTAGAAGCTGATCAGAGATCCATGATATTCAGGAGTAGGTGCACTGTCCAAGGGAGAGTGTGTAATTTGATCATTGATGGAGGTAGCTGTACCAATGTAGCTTCCACCATCATGGTTAGCAAGCTAAGCCTGCCTACTCAGGAGCACCCCAATCCATACAAACTGAGATGGTTAAGCAAAGGATCTGAAGTGAGAGTTGACAAGCAATGCATTGTTCCCTTTTCAATTGGGAAGGTGTACAAGGATGAAGTACTGTGTGATGTGGTCCCTATGGATGCCTGCCATCTACTGCTAGGGAGACCATGGGAGTTtgacaggaataccactcaccagGGAAAGGAAAATGTCTATGTTTTCAAGCATAATGGAAAGAGAGTCACTCTGACTCCCCTACCACCAAACCAGAGGGGTTATGGAAGTCCCAACATGCCTGAGGAGGTTAATGGAGTACTATTTCTATCTGAGGCAGCTATGGTCAAGGAGCTGAGGCAAGAACAACCTGTGTTGTTTCTCCTATCAAGGGAAACCAACACTGAATGGAACAAAGATGTACCTGCAGAGGTTCAACCCCTAATTAAGAAGTACAAGGAGGTTTTTCCAACTGAGTTGCCTAGTGGATTACCACCCCTGAGAGGCATTGAGCATCACATAGACCTTGTACCTGGATCTGTGCTCCCCAACAGACCAGCTTACAGGTGTGATCCCACAACAACTAAGGAACTACAACACCAGATTGAAGAATTAATGACAAAGGGATTTGTAAGGGAATCATTGAGCCCCTGTGCAGTACCTGCCTTACTGGTACCCAAGAAGGATGGAAGTTGGAGAATGTGTACTGATAGCAGAGCTATAAACAACATCACAGTCAAGTACAGATTCCCTATTCCAAGACTAGATGACATGTTGGATGAGCTCAGTGGGGCTCGGATATTTTCAAAAATAGATCTCAGGcaagggtatcatcaggtgagaATAAGAGAAGGTGATGAATGGAAAACAGCTTTCAAAACCAAGCATGgcctgtatgagtggcttgtcatgccatttggtttgTCTAATGCTCCAAGCaccttcatgaggctcatgaTCAA GGAACAGAAGTtgtatgggaagcttgagaaatgtaccttcatggtcaatgaggtagCATTTGGATATATTATATCGGGAAGAGGGATTTCATTGATCGGGGAAGATTCAAAGGGCTATGCAAACTTGGCCAGTCCCACAAACAATCACAGAAGTAAGGGGGTTCCATGGCCTGGCATCTTTCTACAGAAGGTTCATTAA